A single region of the Buchnera aphidicola (Formosaphis micheliae) genome encodes:
- the nusA gene encoding transcription termination factor NusA, whose protein sequence is MNKDILSVVAAVSNEKSLPREKIFEALECALASATKKKNNQEIDVRVQMNRDNGEFFTFRRWLVVGQVTQPMREITLEAARLEDSSIQLNDYIEELMPSVTFDRIATQTAKQVIVQKVREAERAMIIEQFQKYKGEIITGVVKKINRDNIILDLDNYAEALILKEDMLPRENFRLGDRIRGILYAIHPEVRGVQLFMSRSKSEMLIGLFRIEVPEIGEEIIEIKATARDPGSRSKIAVKTNDKRIDPVGACVGMRGARVQAVSSELCGEKIDVVLWDSNPIQFVINAMSPADVSSIVMDEDNNTMDIAVESINLAQAIGRNGQNVRLASQLSGWELNVMTIDDLQKKHTAESHVIRSNFIKYLNVDMEIIDILIEAGFSSLEELAYISLKELSTSFSINENIAKKIQTNAMNIVTIKESEKKENDITYGITEEILNLEGMSLNLAIGLKNINITSLEELANQSIDDLIDVEGLDMNKAGKLIMEARNICWFSNNNT, encoded by the coding sequence GTGAACAAAGATATTTTATCTGTAGTAGCAGCAGTATCCAATGAAAAATCTTTACCACGTGAAAAAATATTTGAAGCATTAGAATGCGCTTTAGCTTCAGCAACAAAAAAGAAAAATAATCAAGAAATAGATGTACGAGTTCAAATGAATCGCGATAATGGGGAATTTTTTACATTTCGTCGATGGTTAGTAGTTGGTCAAGTTACACAACCAATGCGAGAAATTACATTAGAAGCAGCTCGTTTGGAAGATAGCTCAATACAACTAAATGATTATATTGAAGAACTTATGCCGTCAGTAACTTTTGATCGTATCGCAACTCAAACGGCAAAACAAGTAATTGTTCAGAAAGTAAGAGAAGCAGAACGAGCAATGATAATTGAACAATTTCAAAAATATAAAGGAGAAATTATTACTGGAGTGGTAAAAAAAATTAATAGAGATAACATTATTTTAGATTTAGATAATTATGCTGAAGCATTAATTCTTAAAGAAGATATGTTACCCAGAGAAAATTTTAGATTAGGTGATCGTATTAGAGGTATTTTATATGCTATTCATCCAGAAGTTCGTGGGGTTCAATTATTTATGAGTAGATCTAAATCAGAAATGTTGATTGGATTATTTCGTATTGAAGTTCCAGAAATTGGTGAAGAAATTATTGAAATAAAAGCAACAGCTCGTGATCCTGGGTCTCGATCTAAAATTGCAGTGAAGACGAATGATAAAAGAATAGATCCAGTTGGCGCTTGTGTTGGGATGAGAGGAGCTCGTGTACAAGCAGTATCTAGTGAACTATGTGGAGAGAAAATTGATGTTGTTTTATGGGATAGTAATCCTATTCAATTTGTTATAAATGCGATGTCTCCTGCTGATGTATCTTCTATTGTAATGGATGAAGACAATAATACAATGGATATTGCAGTAGAATCTATTAATTTAGCGCAAGCTATTGGTAGAAATGGACAAAACGTTCGGTTAGCTTCACAACTTAGCGGATGGGAATTGAATGTAATGACAATTGACGATTTACAAAAAAAACATACAGCTGAGTCACATGTCATTAGATCTAATTTTATTAAATATTTAAATGTTGATATGGAAATAATTGATATTTTAATAGAGGCAGGTTTTTCTTCTTTAGAAGAATTAGCGTATATATCTTTAAAAGAATTATCTACATCGTTTAGTATAAATGAAAATATAGCTAAAAAAATTCAAACTAATGCTATGAATATTGTAACAATTAAGGAATCGGAGAAAAAAGAAAATGATATAACATATGGTATAACAGAGGAAATATTAAATTTAGAAGGAATGAGTTTAAACTTAGCTATAGGTTTGAAGAATATCAATATTACCTCTTTAGAAGAATTAGCTAATCAATCTATTGATGATTTGATTGATGTTGAGGGATTAGATATGAATAAAGCAGGTAAACTAATTATGGAAGCACGTAATATTTGTTGGTTTAGTAATAATAATACCTGA
- the secG gene encoding preprotein translocase subunit SecG: MYNVFLGLLMFVSVILIFLIIVQKDYNLNSSYSSSHVEKLFTCLKRNKHIVYITIIFATLFFLINLVLCNFHGHH; encoded by the coding sequence ATGTATAATGTTTTTTTAGGTTTATTAATGTTTGTATCAGTAATATTAATTTTTTTAATTATTGTACAAAAAGATTATAATCTTAATTCGTCTTATTCGTCTAGTCATGTTGAAAAATTATTTACTTGTTTAAAACGAAATAAACATATTGTTTATATTACTATTATTTTTGCTACGTTATTTTTTTTGATTAATTTAGTATTATGTAATTTTCATGGACATCATTAA